A genomic window from Litoreibacter janthinus includes:
- the metZ gene encoding O-succinylhomoserine sulfhydrylase — protein sequence MTKDWSPRTKSVHSGTRRSQYGEMSEAIFLTQGFVYDTPEQAEARFIESGADEFIYARYGNPTVRMFEERIAAIEGTEDAFATASGMAAVNGALTSMLRAGDHVVSAKALFGSCLYVLEDILTRFGVEVTFVEGTDLAAWKAAVRDDTKAVFLETVSNPTLEVIDLKGVADIAHAKGALVVVDNVFATPAFSNAVALGADVIVYSATKHIDGQGRCLGGVICGTKEFIRKTAEPYLKHTGCALSPFNAWVMLKGLETMHLRCEAQATSALFIAEALEGHNKLDRTLYPYLNSHPQHSVAKEQMDAGGTVISLDIQGGKDAAFRFLNALDIILISNNLGDSKSIVTHPATTTHQRLSDAQRAELGITDGLVRISIGLEDKADLLEDIRSALNAV from the coding sequence ATGACTAAAGACTGGTCCCCCCGCACCAAATCCGTCCACAGTGGCACCCGCCGCTCGCAATATGGCGAAATGTCCGAAGCGATATTCCTGACGCAAGGCTTCGTCTACGACACTCCCGAGCAGGCCGAGGCGCGCTTCATCGAAAGCGGTGCTGACGAATTCATCTACGCGCGCTACGGCAACCCCACTGTGCGCATGTTCGAGGAACGTATCGCCGCGATTGAAGGTACCGAGGATGCGTTCGCGACCGCCTCCGGCATGGCCGCAGTGAACGGAGCGCTCACTTCGATGTTGCGGGCTGGCGACCACGTCGTCTCGGCCAAGGCACTGTTCGGCTCCTGCCTATACGTGCTCGAAGACATCCTGACCCGCTTCGGCGTGGAGGTCACCTTTGTTGAAGGCACCGATCTGGCCGCATGGAAAGCCGCCGTGCGCGACGACACCAAGGCGGTATTCTTGGAAACGGTCTCAAACCCGACACTTGAGGTCATTGACCTGAAGGGCGTCGCCGACATCGCCCACGCCAAAGGCGCGCTGGTGGTGGTCGACAACGTCTTCGCAACCCCTGCCTTCTCCAACGCGGTTGCGCTGGGGGCCGACGTCATCGTTTACTCTGCAACCAAGCATATTGATGGCCAAGGTCGCTGTCTGGGCGGGGTGATCTGCGGAACCAAGGAATTCATTCGTAAAACGGCAGAGCCCTACCTAAAGCACACAGGCTGCGCCCTGTCGCCATTCAACGCTTGGGTCATGTTGAAAGGCCTTGAGACGATGCATTTGCGCTGCGAGGCGCAAGCCACGAGCGCGCTATTCATCGCCGAGGCGTTAGAAGGCCACAACAAGCTGGACCGCACGCTGTATCCTTACTTGAACTCTCATCCGCAACACTCTGTTGCAAAAGAACAAATGGACGCTGGCGGCACGGTGATCTCATTGGACATCCAAGGCGGGAAGGACGCGGCTTTCCGCTTTCTCAACGCGTTGGACATCATCTTGATCTCCAACAATTTGGGCGACAGCAAAAGCATCGTCACCCACCCCGCCACGACCACCCACCAGCGCCTCAGCGACGCGCAACGGGCGGAATTGGGAATTACAGACGGCCTCGTGCGCATTTCAATCGGCTTGGAGGACAAGGCCGATCTGCTGGAAGACATCCGCTCGGCGCTGAACGCAGTCTGA